Below is a genomic region from Fischerella sp. PCC 9605.
AAAAAGGTAGAATATCAATTACTTTCAGAGCAGATTCAGTTGTTTCAATTGCAATTCCGCCTCAAATAGAAAAGGCTTTCCACATTATCAAAAATTATGTTAACAATCCAAATAATCAATTTATATATAAATTGAAAGCCAATCAAATTCTATTACTCGACAATACTAGCGTACTACATGGAAGAACATCTTTTCCAGATCATGAATTTCGCAAGCTAAATAGATTATGGTTTGATGGAATTTCAGAATATTCTCATCATCTACAATTTGGATTTACCCCTAAATAAAAATTGTTAAATACTTCTAAGGTTTAATTGGTGCCGCAGACTTAGCAATGACTATGAGATTTCGCCTGAAATATCTGAGGTATTTATTTATGTGGCGATGATTCATTTGATGCTCAAGCAACTTATGTAATTAAAATCATTTTCCCACAACTTTTCAGACATCCTCATTATGCCAAAAGACTGGTTTGAATGGCACGACTTATACAACACTGAACCACGAATGCAGCAGCGCTTGCAATTAGTTCGGGAATCTCTTTCTAAGAGCTTAGATGCGTGTCCAGCGGGAATAATCCGTGTAGTTAGCGTTTGCGCGGGTGATGGACGGGATTTACTTGGAACGCTATCAAACCACCCTCGCTCAAAAGATGTGTACGCAAGACTTATTGAGCTAAATCCAAAGCTGGTTGAACGTGGACGAGCAGCCATAGAATCAGCGGGTTTAGGCAAGCAAATTGAGTTTATTAATGGCGATGCAACTATTTCCTCTAACTATATAGGAGTTGTGCCAGCAGATATAGTCATTGTGTGCGGTGTTTTCGGTCATCTAGCTGATGAAGCTGAACTTCGTAGCTTGTTGAGGAACCTTAGCTTCCTTTGTAAAAAAGGTTCTTTTATCATTTGGACTCGCCGATATCGCGGGCGTGCGAACGGTATTTCCTACTTTGAGAATGTCCGTAAAGTTTTGCGTGAAGCTGCTTTTGAGGAAGTTAGCTTCAAGCTCACTCTTACAAAAGACGTGGGAGTAGGTACTCATCGTTATCTTAGTGAAGGTTCGGCTTTACCCAAAGATCAACAGTTATTCGTTTTTTTTGATCTTCCAACTGAATAACCATTTATGAAAGCAATCGCGTTCTGTAATTTAATGAATCAACGTTCAATAGAGGCACCCATTAATTAAGCAACTCCTCCATTTTCACGGGTTGATAATACAACCCTAGTGGGGGAATATCTCTAAAACTTAAAAGTGGTTCGGATTGTTCCTACAAAGATACTGTCGTTGTTATCGTTGTGTTCTGGATTGGTAATTAAAAATAAGCCAGGGGTAATAGAGATATGATCTGTGACTTGTAACCGATAAAAACCTTCAATATGCAAAGAGGTATCCTTATCAGCTTCCAGGCTACTTTCTGTAACTTTTGGCGGCATACCGAAAGTAATCCCAGCTAGATTACCTTTTCCTCCCAAGTCTGGAAAAGCTAGAGTCATAGCATAGTTTAAGATATCTGCGCTATTATTACTGACTTCTGATTGTGCAAATGAGTAGCCTAACCAACCAGAAACATTAAATTGAGAACTGACTCGCCAGCTGGTTTCTAAGCCAAAGGAATCTGCTGAAGTCGCAACATTACCAAACGGTCTTCTAGCAATGGCACTACCTGTACTACCTGTTAAGTTAACACCGCTATTGCCACCTCCCGCATAATAGGAGTGAGCATAGGTCAAGCCTATATCTAAATTTTTGATTGGCTCAAAGATGAATTGTGCCAAAGCGCCGTAGTTACCATCAAAAAGCCCATTTTTATCAGCAGGATCTTCAGCATCACTAACCATATAGGCTAAAGCGAGACTGGCGCGATCGCTAAATTCGTAGTTAATACCTAACCCTGCGCCGCCACTAGTTCGGTAAATAGGACTAAACCGCGCAAAGCGGGAAATACCGCCGTAAGCAGCGTTTATAATAGGACTTAGCGGTACCGCAATATCAACCATTTCAGTTTCCGCAGCCGCAAGGGTGACTCTCACCTTATCGCCTAGTGGAAAGTAATAGTACAGGTCATCGATCCCAATTTGGTTGTCTTCATCACCATCAAATCCCAAACGGGTCATATCAGTACCTGTGACACTACCCCGAAATTCAGTTATGTTTCTGCCTTGCAAGCGGACTCTCAAACGGTCTTTACCAGTAAAGCTGGTATCAAAATTCAAGCGAGTGCGGTATGCGAGTATGACATTATCTTGCAAGTCTGGGTTGTTATTTGCATCGTCGTCTGTATCTGCTGCATCCTCACCAAAAACACCAGCTACTGCAAAGATAACTTCACCTGTGAGTTTTGTAGTGGTAGAAAACTGCAAAGCTTCTATTTCAGCTGTACGAGCTTCTAGCGCATCTACACGACTACGCAGGGTAGCCAGTTCTCCTGAAAACTCCTCTTGCAGCTCTTGAAGCGTGACTAAATCAGCTTTGTTTACCAAATCACTTGTAGCAGTGGCAATAAGTTCATTCACCCGGTCTAAACAAGCATTCAAACCAGCAGCAAACTCGTATCGCGTCATTGGTCGATTGCCTCGATACGTGCTGTTTGGGTAGCCAGCAATACAACCATACCGTTCAACAAGAGATTGTAGTGCTTGAAATGCCCAGTCTGTAGGCTGTACATCGGACAATTGAGAAACGGAGGTAACTTGTCCCTGATTGCTTTGATTGCTTTGAGAAAATTCAGGTATCGCAACAGATTCAGGCTGAACTTGATTATTGACTGATTCTTCAGCTATGACTGTTGAGGGTACGAGAACAAAGCTTGCTACTAGGACAGCAGGGCTAAGCAGCAAAGGTTTTGACAATATTCTTGATATCACTTATTCACACCTAATCTATCTATTTCTAAAGAATTAATTCTTTAACCAAGTAAGACGCCATTATTAACCGCTAATGTTCTTTTATTTGCTTTCGTTTTATAATCTACAATCAACAAGTACTCCAAAGGCTTTTGTCAGTTTATCAGCGCACGGGAATGAACCCTGCTTTTTCAACAAACTGCTGACCTTCTTTGGAAAGTAACATATTTGTATAAGCTTCCCCAGCTAGTTGATCGATTGTGCCGTCCTTGCGATACACAATAAACACGCGGCGGGACAGCGGATAAGAGCTATCTCTGATTGCGTCAATATTAATCCGCTTGCCATCATCTATGACGGGTTGCACATATTCTTGGGAGTTTGCTTTAGCAATAGCAAGGGGACGGATTGTTCGTTGACCGGCAATGAGTGCATATACTCCAAAAGAAATCCCTCCGGGAGTAGAGACTACCTTACGAATAGATTCAGTGGTATCACGGACAAACTGCACTCTGGAACTGTATTGATCAGCTTCTAGCCCAAGAACCTCATTTAAGGATTTGGAAGCCTTGGGGTCTCTAGCGAAAGGAACTATTGGCAAATCCGGTCCCCCCACCTGCTTCCAGTTGGTGAGTTTTCCTTTATATATATCTTGAAGTTGATTAACTGAAAGTCCTGGAATGGTAATCTCTGGATGAGTAAAGAAGACAAGCGCATCTATACTTATTGGCACTTGCTTTAGCCCAAAGCCCCGTTGTTGAGCCTTGCTATAATCAGTATCCTCAAGAGATGCTCCGTATATAGCAAAGCTCAGTTTACCATCGAGCAGCATAGCTATACCCTTTTTGCCACCAGGTTTACCATCTTTTGGTTCAGTGAAGCGGAGGCGAAAATTAGGGTGAGCTTTGGCGATGGCTTCGTGAAAGCCTTGAGCAGTCAGAGCTGCAAATACGTTTCCACCGCCGTAATTAAATGTACCTTCCGGCACATTCGGCACATCTTTTATAGAGTTGTAGAGTTTGACATCAGAGGGAATGTTCTGATTGCTGCTACTGGAGTTGGGAACTCCGATACTATCGAAATTATTCAGATCGCTAACACTTTTGAACAAAGAGTAGATTGACCAACTAACAAGCACAAACAGCAGACCAGCACCAAGCCTAATTACCCAAGGTGTAAACAGCAAATCTCCTAAAGATTTAAGCTTCGGTTTTGTGAACTCTAAGGGTTTACCGCACTCTAGACAGTGTTTAGCCTTAGCAGGATTTGCATCATAACCACAATGCTTGCATACTATAACCTTTTGATTGTTCAGTTTATGATTATTCACTTAATTTTCTCCTAAGGTATGATATTCGCACCTACGGTATTGCACCCAGGAGATTTATGTTGTATTGTAAACAGTCTGTCGGTAGATACTTTAAGTACATTTATCAGAGCATTACCTTTTTTGCAACATAACTGTGACAGTAAATAAAGTGCGATCGCATCACACCAATCGCAGTCTTTAACAAGCATTCATGCCAACTCAATATCAAACATTAACCCACAGTCAAACCATCCTGAACTCGAATAGTTCGTTTTGTCTGAGCAGTGATATCTGGCTGATGAGTGGCGATCGCGATCGTGATTCCCTGCTCATTTAGTGGCTTAGATTTTGGATTGGGTATTGGGCATCGGGAATTACACAGCCAATAACCCAACTATCAACGAGAGTCCAAAACCAGCAATAACTGATAAAGTGGAAAGCTAAAAACTAAATCCTTAGATAGATAAACATTGGTACTAGTTTATAGAGGATTGAATATAACGTACGTTACATCTGGCTTAAGCAGATGCAATCTTCTAATCAAAACACCAAGCTTAAAAAGATAGCAGGGCTTAGGCAACCAGAAGTGAGCAAATTGATTCGTGAACTTCGACAATTGACAACATTGACTCAGGAGCAACTTGCAACTGTATTAGGCGTTGCTTACGGTACAATCAACCGTTGGGAGAATGGTCATATGCAACCATCTCCACTGGCACTCAAGCAAATTAAAGCAGTGTTAGAAGATTTGGGTAATTCGCCAGAGCCAGAGTTACAGAAACGCGGCAAAGACCTCCTCGTTAAATATTTTTTAGAAGCGGAGTAGAGATTGTGACTGACCCAGCAAAAGCAACTATCCCTGAGGATATTTTTGCAGGTGGTGGTGAGATGGGTGCGCTGATGCGATCGCTCGACTGGTCACAAACGCCTTTGGGTTCAGTATCACAATGGCCGCAGAGCCTGAAGACTTGCGTGCGAATTATGCTAACCTCGCGTCAACCCATGTTTGTCTGGTGGGGCGAGGAACTCATTAACCTTTACAATGACGCTTACAAGGCGATTGTCGGTGGCAAACATCCGGAAGTCCTTGGGCAGCCAGCTTCCTATGTGTGGCGGGAAATATGGGATCAGGTTGGCCCTCGGGCAGAATCAGCGATGCTGAAGAATGAGGGTACCTACGACGAAGCGTTGCTGCTGATCATGGAGCGCAACGGCTACCCAGAGGAAACCTATTACACATTTTCCTATAGCCCAGTTCCTAATGACCAAGGCGGCACAGGTGGCATTATCTGCGCCAACACAGACGACACACAGCGCATCATTGGTGAGCGTCAGTTGGCACTGTTGCGGGAACTGGCGGCTAGGACGGCAGACGCGCGCACATTTCATGAAGCCTGCACGCTAAGTGCCAGTTGTTTGGAAAGCAACCCTTACGATCTACCCTTCGCGATGATTTATCTGGTCGATCCAGATCAGCAGCGTGTTTTTCTGGCTGGGACATGCGGCATTGAACGGAACCACCCGGCAGTTCCAGAAACAGTCGATCTCGATTCTGACTCGATTTGGCCCTTTGCGGAAGTCATCAGAACGCAGAAAGCAAGCCTGGTTTGTGATTTAGGATCCTATGCAGGCAGCCTGCCGACAGGTGCTTGGCAGCAGCAACCGCATCAGGCGGTAGCAGTGCCGATTGCACCATCCGGACAGACGGGAAGAGCTGGTATATTAGTAGCTGGTTTGAACCCGTTTAGGCTGTTTGACGATAACTATAGAGGATTCATCGAGCTGCTTGCGGCTCAGATATCGGCTAGCATCGCCAATGCTCAGGCATACGAGGAAGAACGCAAACGCGCCGAAGCATTAGCAGAACTCGATCGCGCCAAAACCCTGTTCTTCAGTAATGTGTCGCATGAATTTCGCACACCCCTGACACTGATGCTCAGTCCTTTAGAGGACGTGCTGGCGGTTGCTGATGATACCCCGTTTGCCACGCAACGGCAGCCGTTAGAAATGGTACATCGCAATGGTTTGCGCTTGCTCAAGCTAGTTAATACCTTACTCGATTTCTCCCGAATTGAAGCTGGACGGATTCAGGCAGTTTACGAACCAACCGATTTAGCAACCTTTACTAGTGAGTTAGCTAGTGTTTTTCGCTCTGCCATCGAACGGGCAGGTATGCGTTTACAAGTCGATTGTCCCCCACTTCCCGAACCAGTGTATGTAGACCGGGAAATGTGGGAAAAAATTGTGTTTAACTTGCTCTCCAATGCCTTTAAGTTTACCTTTGAGGGCAAAATTACTGTCAGCTTGCAATCTGTGGGCGAACGCATCGAACTTTCAGTTTGCGACACGGGTATCGGTATTTCCATTGAAGAGCTACCTCATTTATTTGAACGGTTCTATCGCATCAAAGAGGCTCAGGGACGCACGTTTGAAGGATCGGGAATTGGGTTGTCACTGGTAGAGGAATTAGTGAAACTGCATGGTGGGACAGTCGGAGTCAAGAGCGTGCTTGGCGAAGGTAGTTGCTTTACTGTGTCTATTCCCACAGGATCTTCTCATCTGCCACAAGACCGGATTAGCGCCACTCGGACGTTAGCGTCCACTGCACTAGGAGCCGCTCCTTACGTAGAAGAAGCTTTGCGCTGGCTGCCGCAGGAAGGGACTAGGGACTGGGGACTAGGAACTAGATTAAATTCTTCCCCAATCCCCAATCCCCAATCCCCAATACCCCGCATTCTCCTGGCTGACGACAATTCAGATATGCGCGATTATGTCAAGCGGTTGTTAAGTCAGCAATATGAGGTGGAAACAGTCGCTTCGGGGGTGGCTGCATTAGCTGCCATTCGTCAGCACAAGCCGGATCTGGTCTTGACCGATGTGATGATGCCGCTGATGGATGGATTTGAGTTGCTGCGATCGCTGCGTTCCGATCCGGCTACGAGAGAAATTCCCATTATTCTCTTATCTGCCCGCGCGGGGGAAGAGTCGCGAGTAGAAGGACTCCAAGCAGGAGCTGATGATTATTTGATCAAGCCATTCTCGGCGCGGGAACTGCTGGTACGAGTCGAGACGAACTTGAAGATGGCTCGATTGCGACAGGAAGCAGTACGGCGCGAACAAGAGCTGCGATCGCTCAGCGTTGCGTCACAACAGGCGGCTGAAGCTGCCAACGCAAATCTAGAGAACGTTTTAGCTAGCATCAAGGATCAGTTTTTAGTCCTGGATCGCGAATGGCGCTACACCTATGTCAACAAGCGGGTAGTGGAAGTAACAGGAATACGTAGAGAAGACCTGCTCGGCAAAAATATCTGGGAATTGTTTGCTGATACCGTAGGCAGTGAATTATACACCCAAGCGCATCGGGCTGTATCCGATCAAACACCCGTGCAATTTGAGTATTTCTATCCACGCTGGAATCGCTGGTTTGAGAACCGCATTTACCCCACTGACGATGGAGTATCGATTCTAGTTACAGAAATCACCGATCGCAAACAAGCACAACAGGAACTCCAGCAAACCTTACAAACCCTGAGTACGCTCATTAAAGCTTCCCCACTGCCGATCGTTGTCATTAAACCCGATATGATTGTACAGCTTTGGAATCCGGCGGCAGAGCGGTTATTTGGTTGGAGTGAAACCGAGGTTTTGGGTCAACCGATTCCCGTTGTTCCAGAGGAGAAACAACAGGAGTGCCGTCAGCTTCGAGCAGCGGTGGCTAATGGAGAAATCTTTGCTGGCGTGGAAACCTATCGCCGTAAGCGTGATGGTTCAACGGCAATCGTCAGTATTTCGGCGGCTCCACTCTACGATGAATCTGGCAGCGTGAATGCGATCGTGCTGATTTTTCAAGATATCACCGAGCGCCAACGGGCACAAGAAGCGTTGCAGGAGAGCGAGGCGCGCCTACGGCTCGCCATCAAGGTGGCTCGGCTTGGTACTTGGCGCTACGACCCCAGCACAGACCTCATCGAACTAGACGAGCGGATGCGCGAGATTTGGGGCGTGTCGGATGACACGGTGAGGCTCCCTCTACCGATAGTAATAGAGCGCATACACCCCGACGATCGGACGCGTGTAGCGATCGCCGTCAGCACTGCACTCGATCCCAGGTTGTCAGGTACTTACGACATTGAATACCGCATCGTTTGGTCTGACGGAAGCGAGCGATGGGTTTCTGCCAACGGGCAGGCACAATTCGAGGGAGAGGGGATTTCCCGACATCCGGTAGGGTTTATCGGAACTGCACTCGACATCACGGATCGCAAAATTGCCGAAACAACGCTGCGGCAAAGTGAAGAACGCTATCGATATTTGGCAGAATCGATTCCGCAACTGGTGTGGACTGCCGATGCCAATGGAATGCTCACCGATGTCAATCAACGCTGGTTAGAGTTCACCGGGTTAACCCTTGCCCAAGCTCAAACCGAAGGCTGGCAAGCGATCGTCCATCCTGATGATGTACCGACTCTCAGCCAGAATTGGGCAGCAGCGCAACAAGCGGGTATAAATTATCGAGATGAAGGTCGGATACGACGAGCAGATGGAGCCTATCGCTGGCATTTGCACCAAGCTGTACCGCTGAAAAATGCACAGGATCAAGCGATCAAATGGTTTGGCACAGCAACGGATATCGAAAATCAAAAACAACTCGACCAACAGCGCCAGCGGCTGCTAGAGCAAGAGCAAGCCGCCCGTGCCGAAGCTGAAACTGCCAACCGGATCAAAGATGAATTTTTAGCGGTGCTGTCTCACGAGTTGCGATCGCCCCTCAATCCGATCTTGGGTTGGTCTAAGTTACTCCTTAACGGTAAGTTGGATGCAACAAAAGCGACTCAGGCACTACAAACAATCGAGCGCAATGCCAAACTCCAGGCACAACTGATAGAGGATTTGCTCGATGTCTCTCGCATCCTACGTGGCAAACTTCGCCTAGAAATGACTCCTGTGAATTTGGTATCGACAATTGCAGCTGCACTCGAAACCGTGCAGTTGGCGGCCCAAGCCAAGTCAATTCAAATTCAGACAGTGTTTGATCCAAATATCGGGCCTGTTTTGGGAGATTCTGCTCGTTTACAGCAAGTGATTTGGAATCTGCTTACCAACGCCGTGAAATTTACTGAGTCCGGCGGACGGGTTGAGGTGCGCCTAGAAGTGGTAATGGAGCAAGGGGCAATGGGCAAAGGGCAAGGGGCAAGGGGCATAGGAAAAATCAGTACTTCAATTCCCAATCCCCAATCCCCGATCGCTAACTATGCCCAAATCACTGTTAGCGACACGGGCAAAGGCATTCATCCTGAATTTTTGCCGCATGTATTTGAGTATTTCCGTCAGGAAGATGGTGCAACCACCCGCAAGTTTGGTGGACTGGGGTTAGGGCTGGCGATCGTTCGGCACTTGGTCGAACTGCACGGTGGTACTGTGCGAGCTGACAGTCCAGGGGAAGGGCAAGGAGCGACTTTCACTGTCTGTTTGCCGCTTTTAAAGGACGACAAAAGCACAAAAGATGAAGATAAATCCTTTCTCCCCACACCTGATGGCTTACCCCTAACAGGCGTACGGGTGCTTGTAGTCGATGATGAGGCAGACACCAGAGAGTTAATAGCTTTCATTTTGGAAGAGGCTGGAGGGAGCGTCATCAGAGCAGTTTCTGCACTTGAAGCACTCCAAGCGATCGCACAGACTAAACCCGATGTGCTAGTAAGTGACATTGGTATGCCCGACATGGACGGCTACATGCTAATGCGGCAAATTCGGGCCATGTCACCAGAGCAAAATAGTCAGATTTTGGCGATCGCTCTTACTGCTTACGCTGGGGAAATGAATTACCAACAGGCGCTTGCCGCAGGATTTCAACATCATATCGCCAAGCCAGTAGATCCTGATCGCTTAGTACAAGCTATCACCAGTCTTCTAGATGTAAAGCCGATAAGACGGAGATAGACCAAACCTAATTGAGGGGAATTGCGATCGCTCCTCAAAAGCAACTAAGGATAGAGTTAGGGGGATTGATTGTACAGATGTCAATCATCGAATCGCGATCGCATCGTACCTATTTTGCTTCAACTGGTCGCGTTTCGTGAGTCCCCCGCTATAGCGGAGGTTAGCTTAGCTCCCAATGCCGCTCCACTCAGAGGGTACTCTTTACTGGGGATTAGGGACTAAGGACTGGAGACTAGGGATTAGGAATTAATAAATCTTATATTGCCCAATCACCAATTCCCAGTACCCAATCCCCAATTCCCAGTACCCAATCCCCAATCCCTAATCCCCAGTCCCTTTTACTGTGACTATGTGTTGTTTGGTTGGTCGTAAACGCTATTGGTGAGCAATTCTGATTTGACAAGCACCAATAAATCGCCAATTTCACAATTAAGCACTAGGCAAATCTTCTCCAAGGTATCAAGTGGGATAGATTTTGCTTTGCCATATTCAATTTTCTGGATATTAGCAAGCGACATCTCTAGTTCTCGCGCCAATGCATTTTGAGACAAGCCCTTGGCTTCTCTTAACTGCTTTAGTCTGACTTCTATAGGCATATCTTTAATTATCTACCGCTAATATAGCTTACCACTAGTAGTCTATCTATGAATAGATTGTATGACACAAAAAGAGGATGTCTCGTAAAAGGGACTGGGTATTGGGAGAAAATTCTTCTCATCTCCTAGTACCTAGTCCCTATTCACCCTTCGGGTACTCTACCTTGAGCCGCCCACAAGGGGCGTCTACGCCACTTTCCCATCTGGCACCAAGCCCTACTCTACGAGAAGCCCTCCGGGTACTCTGCGAGAAGCCGCGCTGCGCGCGTCTACATGGGGGGAACGCCCTTTGGAGCGCGCTGACTCACCGCTGCGCGTCTACGGGTACTCTACGAGAAGCCGCCCTGACGGGCGTCTACGCCACGTTGCCATCGGCACCAAGCCAAGACGGCAAGTGGTCTCACCAAGACGGGATTAGACCCGAACGCTTCGGGAGATTCGACCTCTACTTTGGTTGGAGCAATCCTGTCAGAGTAAGTTGGGTTTATGAACGAAGAATCTCCGCCCTAAAAGTGCGGAGAGTGTCAATAAAGACTAACGGCAAAACCAAGGCAATGCTCTAAGAACCGCTGTGGAATTTCTGGACTTGCTCCCCAATGCAAGTGAATATAAGAAGCGTGAAGATTGAGGTTAGATCCCCCCAACTCCCCTTGAAAAGGAGAGCTATAGCTTCCTGCTGTATTAAAGCTTACTTGGTCGGCGATCGCCACTCCACTTTCTTCTTGAAAAGGTAGACTATCTTTTCTCTCCTTGTTAACCAGGGCTAAGGGAGAGATGAAATTACCTCCCCATCCCTCATACCCTGTAGATTCTCCGGTATCGTAACGATAAGTTTTAAACAGCGGCTGATGGGAATTTGAGATTAAATAGGAACGATGGAACTCATGCCCATAAACTGTTGTTCCTACACTGACTAACAAACTACTTTGCAAGGCAACGGCGTGACGATATCCTAAAGTCAGACACCCACTCATCACCGCTGTTGTGGGTAACACTCCTACCATCGACCAAGGTTTACCTTCAAAATCGATTATTTGCTCGCACAAATACATTAACCCACCACACTCGGCGATGGTGGGCATACCCGCAAGAATAGCTGTTTTAACTGCTGCAAAAGCATACGTATTTTCCGCAAGTTGTTGGGCAAAAACTTCCGGAAAACCACCGCCGAAATACATTCCCTGCACCCCTTCTGGCAGTCCAGCATCTTCCAAGGGACTCCAGAAAACCAACTCTGCCCCTAGTTGTTGTAACAAATCGAGATTGTCTTGGTAGTAGAAATTAAAAGCGCAATCGCGGGCAACTGCCACTCGAAGGGGAGAGGGGGAGAGGGGGAGAGGGGGAGAGGGGGAGAGGGAGTGAATACTTGTGACTTCTGATTTCAGCAGGGGTAACAATTTTCCCCAGTCAAAGCAAGCATCCCCTAGATCGGCGAGTCGGTCAATCAAAGCATTGAATTGAGGGAGTTCTGCTGTGGGTACTAAACCGAGATGGCGATCGGGAATGGTAATGTTATCTTGTCGTCGCAATACACCGAGAATAGGTAATTGTAGGGGTTCGAGAGAATCTTTGAGCAATTGCAGGTGGCGATCGCTTCCCACACGATTTAGGATCGCACCGACTATTTTAATTCTAGGATCAAAGCAGCGATAACCGTGGGCGATCGCTGCCGCAGAACCAGACAAGCGACTGCAATCAATCACCAATACTACAGGCAAATCCAACAGCCGCGCTATGTGAGCAGTACTGGCGAAAGAGGAGTGGGGGATAGAGAGATGGGGTGATGGGGGGAAATAAGAATTTCTTTCTTCCATTCTCCCACTCTCCCCCTCTCCCCCTCTTAGGGTCACTCCATCAAATAGCCCCATCACTCCTTCCACGAGGGCATATTCACATTGTCGAGTGTGATAGACAAAACACTGCTGTACGTACGATTCAGATGTTAGTACTGGGTCTAAATTACGACAAGCACGTCCAGTTACTTGCTGATGAAACATTGGATCTATGTAATCTGGCCCAACCTTAAAAGATTGAACTTGCTTTGCCCACCGACATAAAGACGCCAACAGGGTGAGTGTGACAGTAGTCTTACCCACCCCGCTGCGTTCTCCAGCAATAATTAAAGCCATGAGTGAGAAATTATGAATTATGAATTATGAATTATGAATTGTACTAAAGAATACCGATTCATCATTCATTATTCATCATTCATCATTCCTAA
It encodes:
- a CDS encoding helix-turn-helix domain-containing protein, which produces MPIEVRLKQLREAKGLSQNALARELEMSLANIQKIEYGKAKSIPLDTLEKICLVLNCEIGDLLVLVKSELLTNSVYDQPNNT
- a CDS encoding PAS domain S-box protein, translated to MTDPAKATIPEDIFAGGGEMGALMRSLDWSQTPLGSVSQWPQSLKTCVRIMLTSRQPMFVWWGEELINLYNDAYKAIVGGKHPEVLGQPASYVWREIWDQVGPRAESAMLKNEGTYDEALLLIMERNGYPEETYYTFSYSPVPNDQGGTGGIICANTDDTQRIIGERQLALLRELAARTADARTFHEACTLSASCLESNPYDLPFAMIYLVDPDQQRVFLAGTCGIERNHPAVPETVDLDSDSIWPFAEVIRTQKASLVCDLGSYAGSLPTGAWQQQPHQAVAVPIAPSGQTGRAGILVAGLNPFRLFDDNYRGFIELLAAQISASIANAQAYEEERKRAEALAELDRAKTLFFSNVSHEFRTPLTLMLSPLEDVLAVADDTPFATQRQPLEMVHRNGLRLLKLVNTLLDFSRIEAGRIQAVYEPTDLATFTSELASVFRSAIERAGMRLQVDCPPLPEPVYVDREMWEKIVFNLLSNAFKFTFEGKITVSLQSVGERIELSVCDTGIGISIEELPHLFERFYRIKEAQGRTFEGSGIGLSLVEELVKLHGGTVGVKSVLGEGSCFTVSIPTGSSHLPQDRISATRTLASTALGAAPYVEEALRWLPQEGTRDWGLGTRLNSSPIPNPQSPIPRILLADDNSDMRDYVKRLLSQQYEVETVASGVAALAAIRQHKPDLVLTDVMMPLMDGFELLRSLRSDPATREIPIILLSARAGEESRVEGLQAGADDYLIKPFSARELLVRVETNLKMARLRQEAVRREQELRSLSVASQQAAEAANANLENVLASIKDQFLVLDREWRYTYVNKRVVEVTGIRREDLLGKNIWELFADTVGSELYTQAHRAVSDQTPVQFEYFYPRWNRWFENRIYPTDDGVSILVTEITDRKQAQQELQQTLQTLSTLIKASPLPIVVIKPDMIVQLWNPAAERLFGWSETEVLGQPIPVVPEEKQQECRQLRAAVANGEIFAGVETYRRKRDGSTAIVSISAAPLYDESGSVNAIVLIFQDITERQRAQEALQESEARLRLAIKVARLGTWRYDPSTDLIELDERMREIWGVSDDTVRLPLPIVIERIHPDDRTRVAIAVSTALDPRLSGTYDIEYRIVWSDGSERWVSANGQAQFEGEGISRHPVGFIGTALDITDRKIAETTLRQSEERYRYLAESIPQLVWTADANGMLTDVNQRWLEFTGLTLAQAQTEGWQAIVHPDDVPTLSQNWAAAQQAGINYRDEGRIRRADGAYRWHLHQAVPLKNAQDQAIKWFGTATDIENQKQLDQQRQRLLEQEQAARAEAETANRIKDEFLAVLSHELRSPLNPILGWSKLLLNGKLDATKATQALQTIERNAKLQAQLIEDLLDVSRILRGKLRLEMTPVNLVSTIAAALETVQLAAQAKSIQIQTVFDPNIGPVLGDSARLQQVIWNLLTNAVKFTESGGRVEVRLEVVMEQGAMGKGQGARGIGKISTSIPNPQSPIANYAQITVSDTGKGIHPEFLPHVFEYFRQEDGATTRKFGGLGLGLAIVRHLVELHGGTVRADSPGEGQGATFTVCLPLLKDDKSTKDEDKSFLPTPDGLPLTGVRVLVVDDEADTRELIAFILEEAGGSVIRAVSALEALQAIAQTKPDVLVSDIGMPDMDGYMLMRQIRAMSPEQNSQILAIALTAYAGEMNYQQALAAGFQHHIAKPVDPDRLVQAITSLLDVKPIRRR
- a CDS encoding cobyrinate a,c-diamide synthase, whose product is MALIIAGERSGVGKTTVTLTLLASLCRWAKQVQSFKVGPDYIDPMFHQQVTGRACRNLDPVLTSESYVQQCFVYHTRQCEYALVEGVMGLFDGVTLRGGEGESGRMEERNSYFPPSPHLSIPHSSFASTAHIARLLDLPVVLVIDCSRLSGSAAAIAHGYRCFDPRIKIVGAILNRVGSDRHLQLLKDSLEPLQLPILGVLRRQDNITIPDRHLGLVPTAELPQFNALIDRLADLGDACFDWGKLLPLLKSEVTSIHSLSPSPPLPLSPSPLRVAVARDCAFNFYYQDNLDLLQQLGAELVFWSPLEDAGLPEGVQGMYFGGGFPEVFAQQLAENTYAFAAVKTAILAGMPTIAECGGLMYLCEQIIDFEGKPWSMVGVLPTTAVMSGCLTLGYRHAVALQSSLLVSVGTTVYGHEFHRSYLISNSHQPLFKTYRYDTGESTGYEGWGGNFISPLALVNKERKDSLPFQEESGVAIADQVSFNTAGSYSSPFQGELGGSNLNLHASYIHLHWGASPEIPQRFLEHCLGFAVSLY